Genomic DNA from Hymenobacter jejuensis:
AGGCGGGCGCTTTCGGTTCTAGGCGCACCCGGATGTACTGCTGCAGCCACATCGGGTACAGGTTGTAGCCTACATTCAGGAGGGTCAGCAACAGCGCCCACCGCCAATAGCCCTGCGCGACGGCATAAAAGCTGGTCAGCAAGAAAAACACAAACAGCACCAAGTGAAACCGCTCCTGGTGGTAGGTCGTGCGCACCAGCGCGGCCACCGCTGAGCGTGCCCGCAGGCGCCGGTACTGCGGGTATGTGCGCCGAATCAGCCAGTTGACCAAGCCGCCGTGCTGGGTAAAGCGGTTGATAGCCACTACTCCTAACTTGCGGTAAATTAAGGGGTTACGGCTGATTTGCAAATGCTTGAACCGTGAAGCCGGAAGCGCATATAACAGCAAGCTGACGAACAATAGCCCGTACAGCCACCGGCGCTCGATGTGTTGGTAGCAGAAGATGCTGAGAGGCGTCAGGCTCAGTGCTGACCAGAAGACGTTGGGCACGGCATTGTACCAGGCCAGCAAAGCCGAGGAGGGAGCAGCGGGTCGGTTTCCGGTCGAGGGCATGGACAGGGAAAGGGAGGACTGCGATAGCCCTCTCGTTTAAAGTACAAAAAGCCAGGGGCTTGTGTGATGCTTAGTGAGTAAATTTACTTGTATGTGTCTGATTATAAGATAGTTGTAAGTATATATAGTAATTGCAAAGTCAATTCTAAACAGAATAATTGCTTTCACGGTTATAGGGCCGCATTTCCGAACAGCAGCAGTAGCAAATCCGCAGCCTCTTGCTGTATCTTGCGAGTCTGAACCGACCTGATTACCCTCTTGCAGCTATGGACAAACACCTCGACGTTCTGAATACCTATTACCGTCTTGTTGAAGCCTTTAACAGTGACCCCACTGCCTATCGGGAGGTGCTGCATCCGGAGGTCGAGCAGATCGAATACCCTAATCTGATTCACAAAACCATTCAGCACCGCTCGTTTGACGACATCCTCGACAACCTCCGGGCCGGGCGGGAGCTGTTGCGCGATCCCGAATTCATTGTGCACAGCACACACGTCGTCGCCGACGGTACGATTATCGTGGAGGGGCGTTGGCAAGGCACCGTCACCACCGACATTCACGGGTGGGTTCGGGGGCAGGTCATGTCGTCGGAGCTGTGCCTGGTTTTTGAGTTCAAGGACGGCAAGATTTACCGGCAGCGTCGCTACCCCTGCTACAACCAAGTATAGCAACGCAGCAGAGGGTGGCGTTGCAGTGCCTTCCTCCTAAATAGGGCCGAATAGAAACAGCATTTAGGTGCTGCATGAAGCAAACAACAGCGCTTACCCTTTATTTTGAAAACTCTGCGGGGCAGCTATTGGAGCATCCTGCGGGGTTTTTGCGCGCCACGTGGTCGGAGCGGCCGCGCCAACTCGCCGACACGCGGGCGCTGTTCACGCATATGCTCCGGGCCTTGCTCCAGCGCGGCTGGAGCCGCATTCTGATTGATCAGAGGGTAATGCTGCCTTTCTCAAGCGAAGAACAAACCTGGATCGCGCAGGAATGGCTGCCGCGGGCAGTGCAGGAAGGCGGTTACCGCGCCGGGGCCGTGGTCGTGTCCGCCGACGTTATGACGCGCCTCGCCACGGCCTTCGTCACGACGCAAATCCAGAACCGGGCGCTGGTGTATCGCTCCTTCGAAACCGAAGCCGAAGCAACGGAGTGGCTTCTCCAACAGCCCGCTTCTCCGCGAGGCGAATAAGTGTTTTTGTATCCATTTGACAGTCAAATAGATATGAAGGGATGTCCTTCTGGCTTCTTAGCGGGCTTTCGCTTCGTAGCGCAGCCACAGAATCCCCTCAGAGCGCTGCTCGACGCTGAGTAGCGCAAACGGCTGAGCGGGTCCTGGCGACGAGCCTTGCTCGAAAAGGGTAGGGGAAGTTGCGGCGCCATCTACTACGGGGTAATGCAGCAGGCTCAGTTCTTCGACTAATCCGGCCCGGAGCAGGGAGCCATTCAGGTGGCCGCCGCCTTCCAGCAGCAGCGTCCGAATGGGGAATAAGTCGCCCAGCTTGTCTAGCACCAAGGCAAAATCCAGCGCTGCAGCTCCGCCGAACAAGTAAGACACGCCTTTCTCCCGCAAGTAAGCCAGGTACTCGTCGCTCACTTGCTCGGTAAGCACGGCAATGATGTGGTCCTCATCAATAAAGGCCGACTCCCAGCCCAGCTTGCCGTGGGCATCTACGGCCACGGCAAATGACTCGGCGTGGTGCTCGGCCACGAAATCGGCGCGGTCGAGGGGCGTGCCGACGGGCTTTAGGTCAGGCTCTAGGCCTTTGGTGAAGTCCTTTTCCATGGTCACGCGCCCGCACATCCAGGCTTCGGCTTTGAAGGTTGCGGCCGTGGTTTCGTATTCCTTGGTGTTGGGCGCGTCGCCCCAGCGTTTGGTGATGATGCGCCCGTCTAGGGAGCTCATCATATGGCAGATTACTCGGGGTTTCATAGGAAGAGATCGGGTGAGGTTAGCAGCGCGATATCCGCACCGAGTACCTATACGACTGTAGGGCGTAGCTCGGCCCCAGATTTTAGGAAGAACGGAAGGGCAGAGCCACAGCAGCTTCTGCAACTAGGATATTTCCTCTATTTTGGCGCCATATTTGCCTCTGTCATTGCACTGAAATAGGTTCGCTGGTTTTGATGCTTGCATTTTCTTCCCAACTCTCCCATATGATGCTTAAATCTTTTCTCGCGGCGGCTAGCCTCACGGTGGCTGCTTTAGCGCTGAGCCCCACCTCGGCGCACGCTCAGGTCACCATCAACATTGGCCGGCCCGCTCCACAGTACGTGGTAGTGCGCGAAGCCCATCCCGTGAAGAAATACAAATACAAGGCGCCTAAGCATGGGTACTACCGCCCCGCTGGCCCGGTGATGCTCTTGCCGGCCCGCCCCGTGTACTATGCTCCCTCCGGACATGGACATGGCCACGGTAAAGGAAAAGGGCGCCACTAAGTAGCAGCTGTTTCAAGCACAAAAAAGGCTTCCACGGGTTGTGGAAGCCTTTTTTGTGTGGTTGCGAGTGGCCTAGCGGGCCGGCTATTGTACCGGCCTCACAGGTACATTGGTGAAGGTGCCCGTAACCGTAATGTCGCAGCGGCGCTTGGGGAAGGTGCTGTAGGCCACGTGGGGGTCACTGGCGCCGGTTAGGGTGGCGGTGTAGGTGCCGCTCAGCAGCTGCCGCTTGGCATCGTAGCTACTGATGGTGAAGCTGCCCGTTACGTGCTGCATGCTGCTGGGGTAGATGACGGTGCCGCCGCCCAGGCTTTCGGGCAGGTCGTAGTAGTAGCTCACGTCCGCATCAAGGGTACGGTCGCGGAGGGTTTTGAGGGTGTAGGTGCCGGTGAGCGTGGCAGAAAGTTTCGTGCGGTCCAGCTCGAAGCCGATGCCCTCGGTGTTGGTGGTCGGCTCTACCCCTACGGCTAAGCGCTCAGCAGTCTGCGTGACAAACCCCTTTAGTTGCGGCGCCTGAAAGGTAGTATCCCGGTGCTGGCCGTTGTCCTGATACACAATGGAGCGGCTATAGGTAACGGCGGGCTCCGGCAGTGGCTCGGGCGTTTCCTGGTCATCTTTATTACAGCCAGCGGTAAAGGCCAGCGTCAGGCCCAGTAATAGCGAGAGAGTAGTGTTCTGCCTCATAACGGATAGAATAGTGTAAAAAATCTATATAGATAATTGTGCCAAGTGGGTGGGAAGCTGCCTAACGTGGCACGGAAATGTTCACTGGCATGGCAGAGGCAAAAGGGCGCCGCGAAGTTAACAGCCGTTTTAAATAAAGAAGGCTTCCACAAACCGTGAAAGCCTCCTTCATACTTAAATGCGGTGTAGATGGCCTACAGCCTTCAAAGCTTTTAAACTTTCGCAATGGTTTCAACCGAGGGTTAAACTAAAACTTGTTCAATAAGTGACTATATGAATAAGTCTACTGAGTGAGGCACGTTCATGCTTTTCTCTATGGAGTAATCCTCTAAAGCCAAAGTTTCTAAAATAGAATCTTGGTAAGAGAAAAAATCATCCATGCTTATCATGTTTTTAAGCAAAGGTTTTGGTTTGCAGTCTGAGAAAAAATCAACACACTTGCTTAAGACAAATGTTAAGTAATACCTTAGGTTAATGTATATGTTGTCTATATTATATGAAGTCCTTGCATCATGTACAATCTCATTCCTTATTCTGTACATTCTTGTTAGATGTCTTTCTAAATTTTTTTTATGCTTATTAATATATTTTTTCTTTTGGCCTACATCATTAAAAATCATGCTCTTTAAATATCTTCCACGGAATGCAATTAATGGGAATTTATCTTCTAAGCCTATTATCTGATCGTATGTTTCTTTGGATTTTAAATAGCATAAATCAGTTTCGTTATAGTGGGATATTTGTTTTCTAATTGGGCTTTTGGTAAGCATTTTGTGAAAACTGTGTAAATTTCTTTTTGTATAACTTACCAAATGAGCATTTACTAAATTTGTCTTTATTCTCCTGAAAGTACTTGAATCTATGTTATAGTTAGCAAATATGTTTTCAAGACCTATCCAGCAATTGAGAAACTTTTGTTCAGGGCTATTAGATTCATTAGCTAAACGTAGATGTTTTATACATGAATAAAGTTTGTCTGAAACTTCGTCAATAACACAGGGGTTGTCTTTTATTGCAACAAGTTTGTTTATTAATTCAATGTAATTTTCTGGTTCACTTTGAGATGAATCATTTCTTGATTGCAACTTGTTTGTGTAAACGTCTTTAGTATTTTTAGTATTTAATACAAGAACTGTGCTGCTAATTGTTTGGCTTTCAGAATATTTAATCAAATGAAAGACGTCTAAAATAATTTCAACGTCTTTTCGTGCATTCGATATAGCTTGATATCTATCAAGGGCCAAAGTTTCTATAAGAATGAGTTTCTCTCTCTCATTAACTTGTAGAAAGCCTAATGCTCTTTCATTATCTATATTGTATTTTGTGATTATTTCGCTCGATTCTGTATAAATATTTTTAATATTTTCTTTTAAAGCAATGCCTGTATTTGATGATAACTTAAAAACAACTGCAAAAGTTATTTTAGTCTCATAAGAAAAAGTCGTCTTGAATTCATGAAATCTCTTAGTGAAATTACTTGGATTTGTCTTCCAAAAATTCGAGTCAAAATATTGTCTTATAAATGCCCTGGAAAATCCATTGTTGATCAGGTCTGATATTAGATAACTGCAGGTTTTATGTAATACATACTGTGTTTTTACAAACTCATTCTCGTCCTCATATGTTGAGGTAATTATTTCTTGAATTTTATTGATTAAATTTATGTGATAGTGTTCATTTATTATTAATAAATAATACAAGTTATATTCTATTTTTTGAATTAAATCGTTAATTATTAATTTATCTATTTCTACTGGTTTAGTGTTATCATTAGACTTTGCTGATTTATTTAAGTCATTTAATTTATTCAAAAGCGAAATGATAAACTTTTTTGATGTCTTTCCATACACTATATAATCATCAGTTTCTAGTAGTTCTAATACTTCGTTTTTTAGTTCAATAACTGTATCTGCTGTCTTAATTTTCTTGTCCTTCCAATCTTGTAAAACTTGATATAGCTCTGCAAGAATAGACTTAGGACTCGCCGATTTAGCTCGATAGCTATCAAGCGTTGCATTGCTACATAGTTCTTGGAAAAATTCAATAAATAATCGTTCAAGGACAAAGTTTTTGTTGAAATTTATTTGCATATCGAATCTTCGCGTGTACTTTTGCGTTTACTATCACGGAGCCGAAAGAGCTTCGAACATCTGAAAGTCCGCTGGGGATGAGCTGTGCCGGTTTGTTGACATGTGTCACACGGCATCTGTAACCATTCCCAACTTATAAAAGAGTGTGAAGGAAACTTCACACTCTTTTTTTATTAAAAACAAAAAGGGAGCTGCTTATGAAGCAGCTCCCTTTTTGTTTACGAACCGCAAGCCTCGCAAGCGTCCGGGTTATCCAGCGAACACGCCATATCGGACTGATTCTGCGCCGCTACATTCAGCGGCTCCAGCGTCTCGGCGGCTTGCTTCTGCACCGTGAACTTGATGGCATCGGCGGCGGCTTTGGTGCGCAGGTAGTACATGCCGGTTTTCAGGCCCTTTTTCCACGAGTGGAAGTGCATGCTGGTGAGCTTGCCGAAGTTCACGTTCAGCACGTGCAGGTTCAGGCTCTGGCTCTGGCAGATGTACGCGCCCCGGTCGGCCGACATGTCGATGATGCGGCGCTGCGAGATCTCCCACACCGTCTTATACAAGTCCTTGATATGCTGCGGGATAGCCGCAATGCCCTGCACCGAGCCGTTGGCGGCGATGATTTCGTTTTTCATCTGCTCGTTCCACAGGCCCAGCTTCACTAGGTCTTTGAGCAGGTGCTTGTTCACCACCATAAACTCGCCGCTCAGCACGCGCCGCACGTAGATGTTGGAGGTGTAAGGCTCAAACGACTCGTTGTTACCCAAGATCTGGGCGGTGCTGGCGGTCGGCATAGGAGCTACCAGCAGCGAGTTGCGCACACCGTGCTCTACTACTTCTGCGCGCAGCGTTTCCCAATCCCAGCGGCCCGACTCTGGCGTTACGCCCCACAAATCGAACTGGAACTGGCCCTTGCTGAGCGGCGAGCCGGGGAAGGTCTCGTAGGCGCCGTCCTTGATGGCGAGGTCCTTAGAGGCCGTCATGGCCGCGAAATAGATGGTCTCGAAGATGTCCTTGTTCAGGCCCGTGGCTTCGTCGCTCTCAAATGGCATGCGCAGCGCAATGAACGTGTCGGCCAAACCTTGCACGCCCAGCCCGATGGGGCGGTGGCGGCGGTTCGACTTCTCGGCTTCGGGCACCGGGTAGTAGTTGATGTCGATCACCTTGTTCAAGTTCAAGGTGGCGTGGTAGGTCACCTCGTACAGCTTCTGGTGGTCGAAGATGAGGCCGTTCGGTCCTTCCTTCACGAAGCGCGGCAGCGCCAGTGAAGCCAAGTTGCACACCGCAACTTCATCACGGTCAGTGTATTCCATGATCTCGGTGCACAAGTTCGACGACTTGATGGTACCGAGGTTTTGCTGGTTGCTCTTGCGGTTGGCGGCGTCTTTGAACAGCATGTAGGGCGTGCCGGTCTCGGTCTGGCTTTCCAGAATGGCAAACCACAGCTCCTGCGCCTTGATGGTTTTGCGGCCGCGACCTTCGCGCTCGTACTTCATGTAGAGGCGCTCAAACTCCTCGCCCCAGGTTTCGCCTAGGCCGGGGCATTCGTTGGGGCACATCAGTGTCCAGTCGCCGTTGGCTTCCACGCGCTTCATAAACAAGTCGGGCGTCCAGAGGGCGTAGAACAAGTCGCGGGCGCGG
This window encodes:
- a CDS encoding glycosyl-4,4'-diaponeurosporenoate acyltransferase CrtO family protein, whose product is MPSTGNRPAAPSSALLAWYNAVPNVFWSALSLTPLSIFCYQHIERRWLYGLLFVSLLLYALPASRFKHLQISRNPLIYRKLGVVAINRFTQHGGLVNWLIRRTYPQYRRLRARSAVAALVRTTYHQERFHLVLFVFFLLTSFYAVAQGYWRWALLLTLLNVGYNLYPMWLQQYIRVRLEPKAPAS
- a CDS encoding nuclear transport factor 2 family protein, which translates into the protein MDKHLDVLNTYYRLVEAFNSDPTAYREVLHPEVEQIEYPNLIHKTIQHRSFDDILDNLRAGRELLRDPEFIVHSTHVVADGTIIVEGRWQGTVTTDIHGWVRGQVMSSELCLVFEFKDGKIYRQRRYPCYNQV
- a CDS encoding STAS/SEC14 domain-containing protein — encoded protein: MKQTTALTLYFENSAGQLLEHPAGFLRATWSERPRQLADTRALFTHMLRALLQRGWSRILIDQRVMLPFSSEEQTWIAQEWLPRAVQEGGYRAGAVVVSADVMTRLATAFVTTQIQNRALVYRSFETEAEATEWLLQQPASPRGE
- a CDS encoding RibD family protein; translated protein: MMSSLDGRIITKRWGDAPNTKEYETTAATFKAEAWMCGRVTMEKDFTKGLEPDLKPVGTPLDRADFVAEHHAESFAVAVDAHGKLGWESAFIDEDHIIAVLTEQVSDEYLAYLREKGVSYLFGGAAALDFALVLDKLGDLFPIRTLLLEGGGHLNGSLLRAGLVEELSLLHYPVVDGAATSPTLFEQGSSPGPAQPFALLSVEQRSEGILWLRYEAKAR
- a CDS encoding ribonucleoside-diphosphate reductase subunit alpha, yielding MLVIKRDGRRESVKFDKVTARIEKLCYGLNMIYVSPIEVAKKVIDGIYDGVTTIELDNLAAETAASLTTKHPDYAILAARIAVSNLHKVTSKSFSSTMKRLYTYEDPKTGENASLLAKDVWEVIHNHANTLDSAIIYDRDYSYDYFGFKTLERSYLLRLDGKVVERPQHMIMRVAVGIHKHDIEAAIETYNLMSERWFTHATPTLFNAGSPKPQLSSCFLLTMKDDSITGIYDTLRSCAQISQSAGGIGLSIHNVRATGSYIKGTNGTSNGIIPMLKVFNDTARYVDQGGGKRKGAFAIYIEPWHADIFDFLDLKKNHGKEENRARDLFYALWTPDLFMKRVEANGDWTLMCPNECPGLGETWGEEFERLYMKYEREGRGRKTIKAQELWFAILESQTETGTPYMLFKDAANRKSNQQNLGTIKSSNLCTEIMEYTDRDEVAVCNLASLALPRFVKEGPNGLIFDHQKLYEVTYHATLNLNKVIDINYYPVPEAEKSNRRHRPIGLGVQGLADTFIALRMPFESDEATGLNKDIFETIYFAAMTASKDLAIKDGAYETFPGSPLSKGQFQFDLWGVTPESGRWDWETLRAEVVEHGVRNSLLVAPMPTASTAQILGNNESFEPYTSNIYVRRVLSGEFMVVNKHLLKDLVKLGLWNEQMKNEIIAANGSVQGIAAIPQHIKDLYKTVWEISQRRIIDMSADRGAYICQSQSLNLHVLNVNFGKLTSMHFHSWKKGLKTGMYYLRTKAAADAIKFTVQKQAAETLEPLNVAAQNQSDMACSLDNPDACEACGS